From the genome of Mesorhizobium japonicum MAFF 303099, one region includes:
- a CDS encoding L,D-transpeptidase produces the protein MTRRSKTRFGTDERARGTGGRHAAGLAVVLALGLVFSTAASLAAGTQVYDPKTRQWTDYNRTKAYQYYKLHKQVPESFRPQLVKFRTAEQPGTIIIDGNQHFLYLVQPGQQAIRYGIGVGRDGFGWAGIVKVGRMAEWPTWTPPAEMVARDPKARPWANGMPGGPDNPLGARALYLYEGDHDTIYRIHGTPEPWTIGLDVSSGCIRMNNGDIIDLHSRIKVGAKVIVLMQGAALYKGV, from the coding sequence ATGACCAGACGCTCGAAGACGAGGTTCGGCACGGACGAACGGGCAAGGGGAACCGGCGGCAGGCACGCGGCAGGTCTGGCGGTTGTGCTGGCGCTGGGGCTGGTTTTTTCCACCGCCGCGTCCCTTGCCGCCGGGACCCAGGTCTACGATCCCAAGACACGTCAGTGGACGGACTACAATCGCACCAAGGCCTACCAGTATTACAAGCTGCACAAGCAGGTCCCGGAATCCTTCCGTCCGCAACTGGTCAAGTTCCGGACCGCCGAGCAGCCCGGCACCATCATCATCGATGGCAACCAGCATTTCCTCTATCTCGTCCAGCCCGGCCAGCAAGCGATCCGCTACGGCATCGGCGTCGGCAGGGACGGCTTCGGATGGGCCGGTATCGTCAAGGTCGGGCGCATGGCGGAGTGGCCGACCTGGACACCGCCGGCCGAAATGGTTGCCCGGGATCCAAAAGCCCGGCCCTGGGCCAATGGCATGCCCGGGGGACCCGACAATCCGCTCGGCGCGCGGGCGCTCTACCTCTATGAAGGCGACCACGACACGATCTACCGAATCCACGGCACGCCCGAACCGTGGACGATCGGTCTGGACGTGTCTTCCGGCTGTATCCGCATGAACAATGGCGACATCATCGACCTGCATTCCCGTATCAAGGTCGGGGCGAAGGTCATCGTGCTGATGCAGGGGGCTGCCCTCTACAAGGGCGTCTGA
- a CDS encoding glycine betaine ABC transporter substrate-binding protein, translated as MADLVKLALKVALAASVLVLGGIRTHAADLVIAMPNWSSGQATANILKVGLKKEFGLDAEVVEMGTMIAFAGLDSGQVDIHPEVWLPNLDTLVKKYVTQAGTVAISPIGVPAWQGICANRTAADKYGFKDISDLSDPKKTEALDTDGDGKGEMWIGAQTWSSTTIERIRANSYGYARNLTLLEMPEDVGMAAVDAAEASDRPMVFACYAPHVVFKLHDIVRLTEPPYDAAKWKIVLPTEDPQWLAKSQAAVGWDTAHYHIAYATSLRKKHPEVVRFLEHVDFKPEEAIAMSYALQVERQAPYAYAEQWVATNAARVEGWAKQ; from the coding sequence ATGGCCGATTTGGTGAAACTGGCATTGAAGGTGGCGCTGGCGGCCTCGGTGCTCGTGCTTGGCGGCATTCGTACCCATGCCGCCGATCTGGTTATTGCAATGCCGAACTGGTCGTCGGGCCAGGCGACGGCCAACATCCTGAAGGTGGGTCTCAAGAAGGAGTTCGGCCTCGATGCGGAGGTGGTGGAGATGGGCACCATGATCGCGTTCGCCGGCCTCGACTCCGGCCAGGTCGACATCCATCCGGAAGTGTGGCTGCCGAACCTCGACACCCTGGTCAAGAAGTATGTCACCCAGGCCGGTACGGTCGCGATCAGCCCGATCGGGGTTCCGGCCTGGCAAGGCATCTGCGCCAACCGGACAGCGGCGGACAAATACGGCTTCAAGGACATTTCCGACCTCAGTGATCCGAAGAAGACCGAGGCGCTCGACACGGACGGAGACGGCAAGGGCGAGATGTGGATTGGCGCCCAGACGTGGTCGTCGACCACGATCGAGCGCATCCGCGCCAACAGCTACGGCTATGCCAGGAACCTGACGCTGCTGGAGATGCCGGAAGATGTGGGCATGGCGGCCGTCGATGCGGCGGAGGCCTCGGATCGGCCGATGGTCTTCGCTTGCTACGCGCCGCATGTGGTCTTCAAATTGCACGACATCGTTCGGCTGACCGAACCACCATACGATGCCGCCAAATGGAAGATCGTCCTGCCGACGGAAGATCCGCAATGGCTTGCGAAATCGCAGGCCGCCGTTGGCTGGGACACGGCCCATTACCACATCGCCTACGCGACTTCGCTGCGCAAGAAACATCCGGAGGTGGTTCGCTTCCTGGAGCACGTCGACTTCAAGCCGGAGGAGGCGATCGCCATGAGCTATGCGCTGCAGGTCGAGCGACAGGCGCCCTATGCATACGCCGAGCAATGGGTGGCCACTAACGCGGCGCGCGTCGAAGGATGGGCCAAGCAATGA
- a CDS encoding DoxX family protein, with protein sequence MSEIMNLHQTPETVTLHRARWAGRIVSAFVVVALAADGTIQLFAPAQIASMSQETGFAMDLTRIVGPIILACAILYAIPATAVLGAILVTGFLGSAICAHVRIGELGSPPEIVSLLLGAMTWGGLYLRDPRLRAILPLIH encoded by the coding sequence GTGTCCGAAATTATGAACCTGCATCAGACGCCTGAAACTGTGACCTTGCATCGCGCCCGGTGGGCCGGTCGGATAGTGAGCGCGTTTGTCGTTGTCGCTCTGGCGGCAGACGGCACTATTCAGCTTTTCGCGCCGGCACAGATCGCGAGCATGTCGCAGGAAACCGGGTTCGCGATGGACCTGACCCGTATCGTGGGTCCGATCATACTCGCCTGCGCCATCCTTTACGCCATCCCGGCCACCGCCGTCCTCGGCGCCATCCTGGTGACGGGCTTTTTGGGAAGTGCCATCTGCGCCCATGTCCGCATTGGTGAGTTGGGGTCGCCGCCGGAAATCGTTTCCCTGCTTCTGGGCGCGATGACATGGGGCGGCCTCTATCTGCGCGATCCCCGTCTCCGGGCCATTCTACCGCTCATCCATTGA
- a CDS encoding HD domain-containing phosphohydrolase, translated as MTDVSIRRADFMMVLAYASDLATGHSRDFALKSCVLAMRIAELAGVSDEVRRNAYHQSMLRYVGCNADTDLLSATFGDEIALRQDLVGLDMGNRAELGRVFVQAFKRFYYDLEPDAQARAIEAAMSQALAVARPVLTAHCEVAQRIGARLGLSDEIRRNLGQIYERWDGKGLPRGLSGEDVLPAVRLITLAQDAIALSDAVGIDGMAETVASRGDGPYEAGLARLVSANAAALMEGIGATVDRDTILALEPDPPATLDEGACDEAFLAIADMIDMRMPFTQGHSRMVSELAAGAGKRIGLPEPDVRALRWSGCIHDIGELVVPVATWMRNGPLSVRERDAAQLHAYYGERALASFGREGEAMAALVLRHHERLDGSGYHRKVGGSDLSPAARILAAAEAFQTSREERPHRKALSSEAAATQLRAAVRDGCICPDAAEAVLSFAGQPSRRAGPQALAGMTPREIEVLRLIATGLTAKEVARKLDISPKTADHHIESVYSKIGVTTRAAAALYAVEHGLVRPGETRA; from the coding sequence ATGACAGATGTCTCGATACGCCGGGCTGACTTCATGATGGTCCTGGCCTATGCCTCGGATCTCGCCACTGGCCATTCTCGCGACTTCGCGCTGAAATCCTGCGTGCTTGCAATGCGGATCGCCGAGCTTGCGGGTGTTTCCGATGAGGTTCGGCGCAACGCCTACCATCAGTCGATGCTGCGCTATGTCGGCTGCAATGCCGACACGGACCTTCTGTCGGCCACGTTCGGCGACGAAATCGCCCTGCGCCAGGATCTTGTCGGTCTCGACATGGGCAACCGTGCGGAACTGGGCAGGGTCTTCGTGCAGGCCTTCAAGCGGTTCTACTACGATCTCGAGCCTGACGCGCAGGCCAGGGCGATCGAGGCCGCGATGTCGCAGGCGCTCGCGGTGGCGCGTCCGGTGCTCACAGCGCATTGCGAGGTCGCGCAGCGGATCGGCGCGCGGCTCGGCCTGTCCGACGAGATCCGGCGCAATCTCGGGCAGATCTACGAACGCTGGGACGGCAAGGGCCTGCCGCGCGGGCTGAGTGGCGAGGACGTGCTGCCCGCCGTGCGCCTGATCACATTGGCGCAGGATGCGATTGCGCTCAGCGATGCCGTCGGCATCGACGGGATGGCCGAAACCGTCGCCAGCCGCGGCGATGGTCCATACGAAGCCGGTCTGGCCCGGCTCGTCTCGGCCAACGCGGCGGCCCTGATGGAGGGCATTGGCGCGACCGTCGACCGCGACACCATCTTGGCGCTCGAGCCGGATCCGCCGGCGACGCTGGACGAGGGGGCTTGCGACGAGGCGTTCCTCGCCATAGCCGACATGATCGACATGCGCATGCCGTTTACGCAGGGCCATTCGAGGATGGTGTCGGAACTGGCCGCGGGTGCGGGCAAACGGATCGGACTGCCCGAGCCTGACGTTCGCGCGCTGCGCTGGTCGGGCTGCATCCACGACATTGGCGAACTCGTGGTGCCGGTGGCGACCTGGATGCGCAACGGCCCGCTGTCGGTGCGCGAACGCGACGCGGCACAGCTGCACGCCTATTACGGCGAGCGGGCCCTGGCCTCGTTCGGCCGCGAGGGCGAGGCGATGGCCGCCCTCGTGCTTCGCCATCACGAGCGCCTGGATGGCTCGGGTTATCACCGCAAGGTCGGCGGCTCGGACCTGTCGCCGGCGGCAAGGATCCTGGCCGCTGCCGAAGCCTTCCAGACGTCGCGAGAGGAACGTCCGCACCGCAAGGCGCTGTCCAGCGAGGCGGCGGCGACCCAGCTGCGCGCCGCCGTGCGTGACGGCTGTATCTGCCCCGACGCCGCGGAGGCCGTATTGTCCTTCGCCGGGCAGCCATCGCGGCGGGCCGGGCCGCAAGCGCTTGCCGGCATGACGCCGCGCGAGATCGAGGTGCTACGCCTGATCGCCACCGGACTCACGGCGAAGGAGGTGGCCCGAAAGCTTGATATCTCGCCCAAGACCGCGGACCACCATATCGAGAGCGTCTATTCCAAGATCGGCGTGACCACCCGTGCCGCGGCCGCGCTCTACGCGGTGGAGCACGGCCTTGTCCGACCTGGCGAAACGCGAGCATAG
- a CDS encoding LysR family transcriptional regulator — MQNLEPILIFITVAEMGSFTRAADSLGIQKGRASTAVRKLEEDVGVRLLHRTTRSVQLTEDGRAFHARARDLLADVDDLHSMFASDRVALRGRLRVDLPTEVARTTIVPALPDFMATHPELELEVSSTDRQVDLVQEGFDCVLRLGPIRDETLIARPLGLLRMVNAASPAYLARYGVPRSLEDLKRQEHRTIHFSTILGARPHGWEYPDGDNYATLQLPGALHVNSAQTYEAAALAGLGLIQAPLLGVGQYLESGALVEIIPDFRRRALAVSLVVAHRSNLSRRVRAFMKWIEDVLTPYLE, encoded by the coding sequence ATGCAGAATCTCGAACCCATCCTCATCTTCATAACGGTAGCGGAAATGGGGAGCTTCACCCGCGCGGCCGATAGCCTGGGCATCCAAAAAGGGAGGGCCTCAACGGCCGTCCGGAAGCTGGAGGAAGATGTCGGTGTCAGGCTCCTGCACCGGACGACGCGCAGCGTGCAGTTGACGGAGGACGGACGCGCATTTCACGCCCGTGCGCGCGATCTGCTTGCTGACGTCGATGATCTGCACTCGATGTTCGCAAGCGATCGCGTCGCACTTCGCGGGCGTTTACGGGTCGATCTTCCGACCGAGGTGGCGCGCACAACGATCGTGCCGGCCTTGCCGGATTTCATGGCGACACATCCCGAGTTGGAACTGGAGGTGTCGAGTACGGATCGGCAGGTTGATCTGGTTCAAGAGGGGTTCGACTGCGTGTTGCGACTTGGCCCCATAAGGGACGAGACGCTGATTGCCCGCCCGCTGGGCCTGTTGCGCATGGTCAATGCCGCCAGTCCCGCCTATCTGGCGCGCTATGGCGTCCCTCGATCGCTGGAAGATCTCAAGCGTCAGGAACATCGGACAATTCATTTTTCGACGATTCTGGGCGCAAGACCCCATGGATGGGAATATCCGGACGGCGACAACTACGCGACGCTTCAATTACCAGGTGCGCTGCACGTCAACAGCGCTCAGACCTACGAAGCCGCTGCCCTCGCCGGCCTTGGCCTGATTCAGGCTCCACTCTTGGGGGTTGGCCAATACTTGGAGAGTGGAGCGCTGGTGGAGATCATACCCGATTTTCGTCGCCGTGCGCTCGCCGTGTCCCTCGTCGTGGCACATCGGAGCAATCTGTCGCGCCGAGTCCGCGCTTTCATGAAATGGATCGAAGATGTGCTGACGCCGTATCTGGAATAG
- a CDS encoding NmrA family NAD(P)-binding protein yields MFLVMGITGKVGGATAEHLLAHGKEVRALVRNREKAAHWASRGVELVDGDWNDPAAIEQALKGVEGAFVMLPSVWAPSPDYKEAKGVIANYIEALTKAAPPRVVALSSMGANRTSGHGVITALSLLEQGFRDLISPIAFVRAGGFFENFLYGLQVAQGGTLPVHYNPTNRKSTMVATNDIGAEVATLLTGPAWSGQRIVEIGSMVTADDVAKQLGEVLNLDVEAFAIPRAGWAEAFEQFGIPKGHTGPAEEMFEAVNAGWMDLGVGGTEHVAGTTSARDVFEAAHNAAKA; encoded by the coding sequence ATGTTTTTAGTCATGGGAATCACGGGAAAAGTTGGCGGCGCAACGGCAGAACATCTGTTGGCGCACGGCAAGGAGGTACGCGCGCTCGTCCGCAATCGCGAGAAGGCGGCTCACTGGGCGAGCCGGGGCGTGGAACTGGTAGACGGCGATTGGAATGATCCGGCAGCCATCGAGCAAGCGCTCAAAGGCGTCGAAGGCGCGTTCGTGATGTTGCCCTCTGTCTGGGCGCCGTCGCCCGATTACAAAGAAGCAAAGGGCGTGATTGCAAACTACATCGAGGCGCTCACCAAGGCAGCGCCGCCGCGAGTGGTTGCACTTTCGTCGATGGGTGCGAACAGAACCAGCGGGCACGGGGTGATCACGGCCTTGTCGCTTCTGGAGCAAGGTTTTCGCGACCTGATATCGCCAATCGCATTTGTGCGCGCAGGCGGATTCTTCGAAAATTTTCTTTACGGCTTGCAGGTCGCGCAGGGCGGAACGCTACCGGTCCACTACAATCCGACAAACCGGAAATCGACCATGGTCGCGACGAACGACATCGGCGCGGAGGTCGCAACCCTTTTGACCGGGCCCGCGTGGTCGGGGCAGCGCATCGTCGAAATTGGTTCGATGGTCACCGCCGATGACGTCGCGAAGCAATTGGGTGAAGTCCTGAATCTCGACGTGGAAGCCTTTGCAATCCCGCGTGCGGGGTGGGCGGAAGCGTTCGAGCAATTCGGCATCCCGAAGGGCCACACCGGACCTGCCGAAGAAATGTTCGAGGCCGTGAATGCAGGATGGATGGACCTCGGAGTCGGGGGTACGGAGCACGTAGCGGGTACGACCTCTGCGCGCGATGTATTCGAGGCTGCACACAACGCCGCCAAGGCCTAG
- a CDS encoding M14 family metallopeptidase, with translation MSDKSAKGIDRRDLLMASIATVGAAAALAANAGSANAEDSATSSSAPAASAPSATIYVGDVIQGKKVVSTLDVSDLEPGKKHLLYFQGVEMPTGQHWHVSVTVAKGAKPGKRGVLVSGVHGDEMSSVHTIQTVMSQLDPAQMSGTVMAVTDVSRPAMEGMQRRWPNFGRGTDLIDMNREWPGNENGVTAASRQAGLLFNRLLRPNADFAIDFHTGTTGFDVAAFNIGGMDVPEIKAMLELYPVGQIFDNHVYPSVLHNAFIAAGIPSFCPEIGAARVLDLEMISLFVEGTMNVLKHHGIVAGPMGRTGKDVHVFVGNSAFPILATAGGLVEHLVKLNDKVEAGQKLAIQRDSFGEVVAEYASGVAGEISGLRSDAMSEPGNPLVFVLFNKPGPEDVGGYPE, from the coding sequence ATGTCGGACAAATCTGCAAAGGGCATTGATCGCCGCGATCTTTTAATGGCATCCATTGCAACGGTCGGCGCCGCTGCCGCCTTGGCGGCCAACGCCGGCTCGGCGAACGCCGAGGACTCGGCGACTTCCTCGTCCGCTCCGGCGGCGAGTGCGCCATCGGCGACGATTTATGTCGGCGATGTGATCCAGGGGAAGAAAGTCGTCAGCACGCTCGACGTCAGCGACCTGGAACCCGGCAAGAAGCACCTTCTGTATTTCCAGGGCGTGGAGATGCCCACCGGACAGCACTGGCATGTGTCCGTGACCGTCGCCAAGGGAGCAAAGCCGGGCAAGCGCGGCGTGCTGGTGAGTGGCGTGCATGGCGACGAGATGAGTTCCGTGCATACGATCCAGACCGTGATGAGCCAGCTCGACCCGGCGCAGATGTCGGGCACCGTGATGGCGGTCACGGACGTCTCCCGCCCGGCCATGGAAGGCATGCAGCGCAGATGGCCCAATTTCGGCAGGGGCACTGACTTGATCGACATGAATCGCGAATGGCCCGGGAACGAGAACGGTGTCACCGCGGCCAGCCGGCAAGCAGGGCTCCTGTTCAACCGGCTGCTCCGGCCGAACGCCGACTTCGCGATCGATTTCCATACCGGGACAACCGGATTCGATGTCGCGGCTTTCAATATTGGCGGCATGGATGTGCCCGAGATCAAGGCAATGCTGGAGCTTTACCCGGTCGGCCAGATCTTCGACAATCATGTGTATCCCAGTGTCCTGCATAACGCGTTCATCGCCGCGGGCATTCCGTCCTTTTGTCCGGAGATCGGCGCTGCACGTGTCCTGGACCTCGAGATGATCTCCCTGTTCGTGGAAGGCACGATGAACGTCCTCAAGCATCACGGCATCGTTGCCGGCCCGATGGGACGTACGGGCAAGGACGTGCACGTCTTTGTCGGCAACAGTGCTTTCCCGATCCTGGCTACCGCCGGCGGGCTCGTCGAGCATCTGGTGAAGCTCAACGACAAGGTCGAAGCCGGACAGAAGCTGGCCATACAGCGCGATAGCTTCGGCGAAGTGGTTGCGGAGTACGCAAGCGGCGTGGCTGGAGAGATATCGGGCCTGCGCAGCGATGCAATGTCCGAGCCCGGCAATCCCTTGGTATTTGTCCTTTTCAACAAGCCGGGGCCGGAGGACGTTGGGGGCTACCCCGAGTGA